From one Salvelinus alpinus chromosome 14, SLU_Salpinus.1, whole genome shotgun sequence genomic stretch:
- the LOC139539067 gene encoding 1-phosphatidylinositol 3-phosphate 5-kinase-like isoform X7, with amino-acid sequence MDSVRSWLLAYNNRIARLRSSDMEAEDKSSPSTLDCSVKPPISPGSPSHLTHFKPLTPEQDEPPLRSAYSSFVNLFRFNKEEGRPPSVTEKPDVALTSTTGERRSWTSPAHSIHGSGTHRKQHPNLLRRTSTASEDCRKPETPLSTHDPRTAVQLRTALKRLKEIMEGKSQDSDLKQYWMPDSQCKECYDCNEKFTTFRRRHHCRLCGQIFCSRCCNQEIPGKFMGYTGDLRACTYCRKIALSYSQSADSGSIGEDLSALSDSSVSSVCILEPSEPRTPVGGRKSSRNIFLEEDLAWQSLIHQESQSRGMNSRLTGLQEDGGKSPIRKRSASVTNLSLDRSGSSMVPSYDSSVSPQTSRTMPKPDHSEEERKILLDSSQLKDLWKKICHNTTGMEFQDHRYWLRTYPNCIVGKELVNWLLRSGTISTRAQAIAIGQAVVDGRWLDCVTHHDQLFRDEYALYRPLQSTEFSETPSPDSDSVNSLEGHSEPSWFKDIKFDDSDTDQVADENDYVTANSSSPSKRTSVSSFQSVVDSDSAASINLNMEQDNVNFHIKKQSKYHVPPHPKEQKEYLVSEDGGQNISISDAFIKESLFNRRVEEKAKEVLFTPLGWHHSSLDQLREENGEKEAMERLLSANHSHMMALLQQLLYSESLCLSWRDIIVPVVKQVVQTVRPDVRSCDDDMDIRQLVHVKKIPGGKKFDSAVVNGFVCTKNIAHKKMNSYIKNPKILLLKCSIEYLYREETKFTCIDPIVLQEHEFLKNYVQRIVDVRPNLVLVEKTVSRIAQDMLLEHGITLVINVKPQVLDRVSHMTQGDLVMSMDQLLTKPRLGTCQKFYLHSFQLANNELKTLMFFEGCPPQLGCTIKLRGASEYELARVKEIIILMVCVAYHSQLEISFLMDEFAMPPSLAKTSFPCLLESTTVEEEESQENETDQSTLSQGGETVLGDEEEKPSLGKSVSESSSPKDVEVVKVTKNQLLSSSSSLVAEGMESAEVMTSTPLSNPLAPPPPYLIDDLEELTDEIGLEQGEETEGGSGSGVLGRGESQEESSGSETAPRLFRDPLQDDTGLFVTEQQVASTDDHLRTLTAGFKQELKDIILCVSPFITFREPFLLSPAGLRCPSRDYFPQQVYLSPLLNKDFKELDGRRKRQLLKDSTPSGGGMANGGPRPIQVLPSHRLTSARIAEHLGSSQDLAKMLADYRAQGGRLRQEEADPFAQPLPKPPVREALPPKHPVKADSEEEKPAGQNDMTWASKLDCLNPVNHQRLCVLFSSSSAQSNNAPNPCVSPWMVTMEFYGKNDLTLGIFLERYCFRPSYQCPSMFCETPMVHHVRRFVHGSGCVQIVLKELDSPVPGYQHTILNYSWCRICKQVTPVVPLSNDSWSMSFAKYLELRFYGHQYTRRANAEPCGHSIHHDYHQYFSYNQMVASFSYISVRLLEVCLPPPKIFIRNQGPSKGRIQQDLKDFSQKVTQVYLAIDDRLTSLKTDTFSKTREQKMEDLFAQKDMEEADLHSWIEKLQARLQACGSDSPQQLQTVLESVVVKKQSLCETLQSWNSRLQDLFQQEKSRKRLSVPASPGRHRQTDDSKPSALESSPRNPSPLVQNVDKEDRHLTAMPSSWGSSLLALPSPGEPGSEPLSSGPCFPDQDSVSIPEDVFDGHLLGSNDSQVKEKSTMKAILANLMPGNSYNSIPFPFEPDKHYLMYEHERVPIAVCEREPSSIISFALSCKEYKSALDELWKTTLKTGGEDTTLSTSSGESRVKNSPAKPNETASSQMGLGRSSMDSDPLKDADIGDNHKKSTGNPHIELQFSDAHAKFYCRIYYAEEFHKMRAEIMESTEDDFVRSLSHCVNWQARGGKSGAVFYATEDDRFILKQMPRLEVQSFLDFAPHYFTYITGAVQQKRPTALAKILGVYRIGYKNSQNNSEKKLDLLVMENLFYGRKMAQVFDLKGSLRNRNVKTESGKESCEVVLLDENLLKLVHDNPMYIRAHCKAILRAAIHSDAYFLSSHLIIDYSLLVGRDDATDELVVGIIDYIRTFTWDKKLEMVVKSTGILGGQGKMPTVVSPELYRARFCEAMDKYFLMVPDHWTGLGVNC; translated from the exons ATGGACTCTGTGCGCTCCTGGCTCCTGGCCTACAACAACAGAATAGCCAGGCTCAG GAGCAGTGACATGGAGGCTGAGGACAAATCCTCGCCCTCTACGCTGGATTGCAGTGTGAAGCCTCCCATCTCCCCTGGCAGCCCATCTCACCTGACACACTTCAAACCCCTGACTCCAGAGCAGGATGAGCCTCCGCTCCGATCAGCCTACAGCTCCTTTGTCAACCTGTTCCGCTTCAATAAAG AGGAGGGGCGGCCGCCCTCGGTGACAGAGAAACCGGATGTGGCTTTGACGTCAACCACTGGGGAGCGTAGGAGCTGGACCAGCCCAGCACACTCCATCCACGGCTCTGGGACCCATAGGAAACAACACCCCAACCTGCTCCGTAGAACATCCACTgcctcag AGGACTGTAGGAAACCAGAAACCCCCCTGAGCACTCACGACCCCCGTACGGCTGTTCAGCTCCGCACTGCTTTGAAAAGACTCAAGGAGATCATGGAGGGAAAGAGTCAG GACAGTGACCTGAAGCAGTACTGGATGCCAGACAGTCAGTGTAAGGAGTGCTACGACTGCAACGAGAAGTTCACCACCTTCCGCCGCCGCCACCACTGCCGGCTCTGCGGACAGATCTTCTGCAGCCGCTGCTGCAACCAGGAAATCCCTGGCAAGTTTATGGGCTACACAG GAGACCTGCGGGCCTGCACCTACTGCCGTAAGATCGCTCTGAGCTACTCCCAGTCTGCAGATTCTGGCTCCATTGGAGAGGACCTGTCTGCTCTGTCTGACTCCTCCGTCAGCTCCGTCTGCATCCTGGAACCCAGCGAGCCTCGCACCCCGGTCGGAGGACGCAAGTCCAGCCGCAACATCTTCCTAGAGGAGGACCTGGCCTGGCAGAG TTTGATTCACCAGGAGTCTCAGAGCAGAGGTATGAATTCTAGACTGACTGGGCTTCAAGAGGATGGAGGCAAGTCCCCAATAAGGAAGCG GTCAGCCAGTGTGACCAACCTGTCCCTGGACAGGTCTGGCTCCTCCATGGTGCCCTCTTATGACAGCTCAGTGAGCCCCCAGACCAGTAGGACCATGCCCAAACCTGAccacagtgaagaggagaggaagatactGCTG GACTCGTCCCAGCTCAAAGACCTGTGGAAGAAGATTTGTCACAACACTACTGGCATGGAGTTTCAGGACCACCGCTACTGGCTCCGTACATACCCCAACTGCATTGTGGGGAAGGAGCTGGTCAACTGGCTGCTGAGGAGTGGAACCATCTCCACCAG GGCCCAGGCAATAGCCATTGGTCAGGCTGTGGTAGACGGTCGTTGGTTGGACTGTGTCACTCACCACGACCAGCTGTTCAGGGATGAGTACGCTCTCTATCGCCCCCTCCAG AGCACAGAGTTCTCTGAGACCCCGTCTCCTGACAGTGACAGTGTCAACTCTCTGGAGGGACACTCAGAACCCTCCTGGTTCAAAGACATCAAGTTTGACGACAGTGACACAGACCAGGTGGCTGACGAGAATGACTATGTCACAGCCA ACTCATCCAGCCCCAGTAAGAGGACGTCAGTTAGTAGTTTCCAGTCAGTGGTGGATAGTGACTCTGCTGCCTCCATCAACCTCAATATGGAGCAGGACAACGTCAACTTCCACATCAAGAAACAGTCCAAGTACCATGTACCCCCGCACCCCAAGGAGCAGAAAG AGTACCTGGTCTCAGAGGACGGAGGACAGAATATCTCCATCAGTGACGCTTTCATCAAAG AGTCCCTGTTTAACCGTCGTGTGGAGGAGAAAGCTAAGGAGGTGCTGTTCACTCCTCTGGGCTGGCACCACAGCTCCCTGGACCAGCTCAGAGAGGAGAACGGGGAGAAGGAGGCCATGGAGAGGCTACT CTCTGCCAACCACAGCCACATGATGGCGCTGCTGCAGCAGTTGCTGTACAGCGAGTCCCTGTGCCTCTCCTGGCGTGACATCATCGTTCCCGTGGTGAAGCAGGTAGTGCAGACGGTGCGGCCGGACGTTCGCAGCTGTGATGATGACATGGACATCAGACAACTGGTTCACGTCAAGAAG aTTCCTGGAGGGAAGAAGTTTGACTCTGCGGTAGTGAATGGCTTTGTCTGTACCAAGAACATTGCCCACAAAAAA ATGAACTCGTACATCAAGAACCCCAAGATCCTGCTTCTGAAGTGTTCTATAGAGTATCTctacagagaggagaccaagTTCACCTGCATTGACCCCATTGTGCTTCAG GAGCATGAGTTTCTGAAGAACTATGTTCAGCGTATAGTGGACGTGCGTCCCAACCTGGTGCTGGTGGAGAAGACCGTGTCTCGTATCGCTCAGGACATGCTGCTGGAGCACGGCATCACACTGGTTATCAACGTCAAACCG CAAGTCTTAGACAGGGTGAGTCATATGACCCAGGGGGACCTGGTCATGTCCATGGACCAGCTGCTCACCAAGCCTCGACTGGGAACCTGCCAAAAGTTCTACCTACACTCCTTCCAGCTGGCCAACA ATGAGTTGAAGACTCTGATGTTCTTTGAGGGCTGCCCTCCCCAGCTAGGCTGTACCATAAAGCTTCGCGGGGCGTCTGAGTACGAGCTGGCCAGGGTTAAAGAGATCATCATCCTCATGGTGTGTGTGGCTTACCACTCCCAGCTAGAGATATCCTTCCTCATGGATGAGTTCGCCATGCCTCCCAGCCTTGCCAAGACCAGCTTCCCCTGTCTCCTGGAGAGCACTACCGtcgaggaggaggagagccaggAAAATGAGACCGACCAGAGCACCCTCTCCCAGGGAGGAGAGACTGTGCTAGGGGACGAGGAGGAGAAGCCTTCCCTGGGGAAGTCTGTATCGGAATCCTCCTCGCCTAAAGATGTCGAGGTTGTCAAAGTCACCAAGAACCAACTCctgtcctcctcatcctccctggTGGCCGAGGGGATGGAGTCAGCAGAGGTCATGACCTCCACGCCGTTGTCCAATCCCCTGGCGCCGCCACCACCCTACCTCATTGATGACCTGGAGGAGTTGACAGATGAGATTGGACTGGAGCAGGGGGAGGAGACTGAGGGGGGGAGCGGGTCAGGGGTTCTGGGGAGGGGTGAGTCGCAGGAGGAGAGCTCTGGTTCGGAGACGGCTCCCAGGCTGTTCAGAGACCCCCTGCAGGATGACACAGGGCTGTTTGTCACAGAGCAG CAGGTGGCCTCGACGGACGACCATCTCAGGACGCTGACGGCAGGCTTCAAACAGGAGCTGAAGGACATCATCCTGTGTGTCTCCCCCTTCATCACTTTCAGAGagcccttcctcctctcccccgctGGCCTACGCTGCCCCAGCAGAGACTACTTTCCTCAACAG GTGTACCTCTCCCCACTGCTAAACAAGGACTTCAAAGAACTAGACGGTCGACGTAAGCGACAACTCCTCAAAGACTCCACCCCATCAGGTGGAGGCATGGCCAACGGAGGCCCTCGCCCCATCCAGGTGTTACCCTCCCACCGCCTTACCAGTGCCCGCATCGCAGAGCATCTGGGCAGCAGCCAGGACTTGGCCAAGATGCTGGCAGACTACCGTGCCCAAGGAGGCCGCCTCCGACAGGAGGAGGCAGACCCCTTCGCCCAGCCCCTACCCAAGCCACCGGTCCGGGAGGCTCTGCCGCCCAAGCACCCCGTCAAGGCTGATAGTGAGGAGGAGAAGCCAGCGGGACAGAACGACATGACCTGGGCCTCCAAG CTGGACTGCCTGAACCCAGTGAACCATCAGAGACTCTGTGTTCTGTTCAGCAGCTCCTCTGCCCAGTCCAACAACGCCCCCAACCCCTGCGTCAGTCCCTG GATGGTCACGATGGAGTTCTACGGAAAGAATGACCTCACACTAGGAAtattcctggagagatactgttTCAG gcCGTCCTATCAATGCCCCAGTATGTTCTGTGAGACTCCCATGGTGCACCATGTGCGGCGGTTTGTCCATGGCAGTGGCTGTGTTCAGATCGTACTGAAGGAGCTGGACTCTCCTGTGCCTGGATACCAACACACCATCCTCAACTACTCCTGGTGCCGCATATGCAAACAG GTGACTCCTGTGGTACCCCTGTCTAATGACTCGTGGTCCATGTCCTTTGCTAAGTACCTGGAGCTGAGGTTCTATGGTCACCAGTATACCAGGAGGGCTAATGCTGAGCCCTGTGGCCACTCCATCCACCATGACTACCATCAGTACTTCTCCTACAACCAGATGGTGGCCTCATTCAG CTACATCTCAGTGAGACTGCTAGAGGTCTGCCTCCCTCCTCCTAAGATCTTCATCAGGAACCAGGGGCCCTCCAAGGGCCGGATCCAGCAGGACCTCAAGGACTTCTCACAGAA GGTGACTCAGGTGTACCTGGCCATAGATGACCGCCTCACCTCCCTGAAGACGGACACCTTCAGCAAGACACGTGAGCAGAAGATGGAGGACCTGTTTGCACAGAAAGAT ATGGAGGAGGCAGATCTGCATAGCTGGATAGAGAAGCTGCAGGCTCGTCTCCAGGCCTGTGGTAGTGACTCCCCCCAGCAGCTCCAGACTGTACTGGAATCAGTGGTAGTGAAGAAACAGAGCCTGTGTGAAACACTGCAGTCCTGGAACAGCAG GCTGCAGGACCTGTTCCAGCAGGAGAAGAGCAGGAAGCGTCTGTCTGTCCCAGCCAGCCCTGGgagacaccgacagacagacgaCAGCAAG CCAAGTGCTCTGGAGTCCTCTCCACGCAACCCCTCCCCTTTAGTACAAAATGTTGACAAAG AGGATCGTCACCTCACTGCCATGCCCTCAAGCTGGGGCTCGTCATTGCTAGCGTTACCGTCACCAGGGGAACCAGGCTCAGAACCCCTCTCGTCTGGACCCTGCTTCCCTGACCAGGATTCCGTCAGCATCCCAgagg ATGTGTTTGATGGACACCTGTTGGGCTCCAATGACAGCCAGGTGAAAGAGAAGTCCACCATGAAGGCCATTCTAGCCAACCTGATGCCAGGCAACAGTTACAACTCCATCCCATTCCCATT TGAACCAGACAAGCATTACCTGATGTATGAGCATGAGAGAGTGCCCATCgccgtgtgtgagagagaacccAGCTCCATCATCTCATTCGCTCTCAG CTGTAAGGAGTATAAGAGTGCTCTGGATGAACTGTGGAAGACAACATTGAAGACAGGAGGCGAGGACACCACCCTGTCCACCAG CTCTGGAGAGAGCCGGGTCAAGAACAGCCCAGCCAAGCCCAACGAGACAGCCTCCTCCCAGATGGGTCTGGGCCGCAGCAGCATGGACTCTGACCCTCTTA AAGATGCAGACATAGGAGACAACCATAAGAAGTCAACAGGAAACCCTCATATTGAATTAC AGTTCTCTGATGCCCACGCTAAGTTCTACTGTAGGATCTACTATGCTGAGGAGTTCCACAAGATGAGAGCGGAGATAATGGAGAGTACAGAGGATGACTTTGTTCGCTCGCTGTCCCACTGTGTCAACTGGCAGGCCCGCGGTGGCAAGTCTGGGGCCGTCTTCTATGCCACCGAAG atgaCCGATTCATCCTGAAGCAGATGCCCAGACTAGAGGTTCAGTCCTTCCTGGACTTTGCCCCTCACTACTTCACCTACATCACTGGAGCCGTGCAGCAGAAG CGGCCCACTGCCCTGGCTAAGATCCTGGGTGTGTACCGGATCGGCTACAAGAACTCCCAGAACAACTCTGAGAAGAAACTGGACCTTCTTGTCATGGAGAACCTGTTCTATGGCAGGAAGATGGCCCAGGTGTTCGATCTCAAGGGTTCTCTGAGGAACCGCAACGTCAAGACCGAGTCTGGGAAGGAGAGCTGTGAG